In Bythopirellula goksoeyrii, a single window of DNA contains:
- a CDS encoding ArsB/NhaD family transporter: MIHAVMIADATPEPSAGWIMALFGLGMLITYIGVAVERFHKTVAALTGAVVLLVLALLLGVIDEYDTIYDILSHDLNIFGVIIGTGILVDVTSRSGLFHFLSMLLVKATGGRAAALYFAMCGLTFLFVAVLTIVPAMLILSSLVLVICRALDYDPKPFLLSVAICANSGAIVTFASGLPNIMIGTQVGIPYEQFLMVSAPYAFISFLMALVVLRIAFRHSLPWQQTAEEQLALRERINQFDPWALVENRWVLYRSAVILVATVIGFALAQQLGVGMDFIAMAGGTAALLFAGRSVEDSISKVNWTVILFFLGLFVIIGCVKATGALAWLAEQVVHLSQGQIAALVPLLAAFSAIASAFVDNIPVAATLIPVVSQIGAGSLPAEPLWWTVVLGCNLGGNGTPIGSISCVIALYTLKKEVHQNVGWGEFIKLGGSIMTIQVAGAIVYLLLLHYMNWIPALP; encoded by the coding sequence ATGATTCATGCCGTAATGATCGCCGATGCCACACCTGAACCTTCTGCTGGCTGGATTATGGCCTTGTTTGGATTGGGGATGCTCATCACCTACATCGGCGTGGCAGTAGAGAGGTTCCACAAGACAGTAGCTGCTCTCACCGGCGCTGTAGTCTTGCTTGTGCTCGCCCTCTTACTGGGAGTGATTGACGAGTATGACACGATCTACGACATACTATCTCACGACCTAAATATCTTTGGCGTGATCATCGGAACGGGAATCTTGGTGGATGTCACGAGCCGGAGCGGGTTATTTCATTTTCTGAGCATGCTCCTAGTCAAAGCGACAGGGGGGCGCGCTGCAGCTTTATACTTCGCGATGTGCGGATTGACATTCCTATTCGTTGCCGTGCTTACAATCGTGCCAGCAATGCTCATACTCAGTTCGCTGGTACTCGTGATCTGCCGGGCATTGGATTACGATCCCAAGCCTTTTCTGCTCTCCGTGGCAATCTGTGCCAACAGCGGTGCAATCGTTACTTTTGCAAGTGGGTTGCCAAATATCATGATTGGCACCCAGGTTGGAATTCCTTACGAGCAATTCTTGATGGTCTCAGCGCCATACGCCTTCATTAGTTTTCTGATGGCCTTGGTCGTGTTGCGAATTGCATTTCGCCATAGCTTGCCATGGCAACAAACAGCGGAGGAACAATTGGCCCTCCGAGAGCGTATCAATCAATTCGATCCATGGGCATTGGTCGAGAATCGCTGGGTCCTTTATCGCAGCGCTGTGATCTTAGTGGCGACGGTAATTGGCTTTGCACTTGCCCAGCAATTGGGGGTGGGAATGGATTTCATTGCCATGGCCGGCGGGACGGCCGCCCTGCTATTTGCCGGTCGCAGCGTGGAGGACTCCATCTCCAAGGTGAATTGGACGGTCATCCTATTCTTCCTCGGCTTGTTCGTGATTATCGGCTGCGTCAAAGCAACCGGGGCACTGGCTTGGCTTGCCGAACAGGTCGTCCACTTGTCCCAGGGCCAGATTGCGGCATTGGTACCTCTGCTGGCCGCGTTCTCAGCCATTGCCTCGGCATTTGTTGACAATATCCCCGTGGCAGCGACCCTCATTCCCGTAGTAAGCCAAATTGGTGCTGGCTCGCTACCCGCCGAACCTCTATGGTGGACGGTAGTCCTCGGCTGCAACTTGGGGGGCAACGGCACACCGATTGGTTCGATCTCGTGTGTGATCGCTCTCTACACTCTCAAGAAGGAAGTGCATCAAAACGTCGGCTGGGGAGAGTTTATCAAACTCGGGGGAAGTATCATGACTATACAAGTCGCTGGAGCTATCGTCTATTTGCTCCTTTTGCACTACATGAACTGGATTCCCGCATTGCCTTAA
- a CDS encoding YihY/virulence factor BrkB family protein: protein MKETSWDWWEDNTFRMAAAIAFYTIFSLAPVLIVTEWIGSLLLDEIDFTVRRDLANELGILIGAEGAKAIEVVLEQASASARTPFGLLVSLFTILIGSTMVFLELQSGLNEIWGVKPKLQASIVKQFLMARVRSFGIAMMVGLLLVISLVLSTILQIFQRRLDEWIPSGAWLWSSLNFATWILLVAMLFAMIYKFLPDVRLPWRNVILGAVVTSLLFSFGKFIIAIYLGHATFASAYGAAGSFVVFLVWVYYSALICLYGAEFTHVYTRLRGDHPPAEEFAEPEESGKAEDLLDAKKVPSESVH, encoded by the coding sequence TTGAAAGAGACTTCTTGGGATTGGTGGGAAGACAATACCTTTCGCATGGCTGCAGCGATTGCTTTTTATACGATTTTTTCGCTTGCGCCAGTTCTCATCGTTACCGAGTGGATCGGTAGCTTGCTCTTGGACGAAATTGACTTTACCGTTCGGCGAGACTTAGCCAATGAGTTGGGTATTCTAATAGGTGCGGAAGGAGCGAAGGCCATCGAAGTGGTGCTTGAGCAAGCGAGTGCCTCTGCTCGAACTCCGTTCGGTCTTCTCGTTAGTTTGTTCACAATCCTTATTGGGTCCACGATGGTGTTTCTGGAACTCCAATCGGGACTAAACGAAATCTGGGGAGTGAAGCCTAAGTTGCAGGCCAGCATAGTGAAGCAATTTCTCATGGCTCGAGTCCGTTCGTTTGGAATTGCAATGATGGTCGGGCTCTTACTGGTGATCTCACTTGTGCTCAGTACGATCCTGCAGATTTTTCAAAGGCGGTTAGATGAATGGATTCCCTCGGGAGCTTGGCTGTGGAGCAGTTTGAACTTCGCAACCTGGATTCTTCTGGTTGCAATGCTTTTTGCGATGATCTACAAGTTCCTGCCAGATGTGAGGCTTCCCTGGCGCAATGTGATTCTGGGAGCAGTGGTCACTTCGCTCCTTTTTAGCTTTGGGAAGTTCATCATTGCGATCTACTTAGGGCACGCAACGTTCGCCAGTGCGTATGGAGCCGCGGGGTCGTTTGTCGTGTTCCTGGTATGGGTTTACTACTCTGCACTAATCTGTTTGTACGGAGCAGAATTTACCCACGTTTATACGCGGCTGCGGGGAGATCATCCCCCTGCAGAAGAATTCGCAGAGCCTGAGGAAAGTGGAAAAGCAGAGGATCTCTTGGATGCTAAGAAAGTTCCGTCAGAGTCTGTGCACTAG
- a CDS encoding DUF1573 domain-containing protein, which yields MLRVGFLNLLVLGSFALGQASAQEWAEKMFNTLEHDFGTVARGAETVYKFEITNLYKQPMKILGVRSSCGCTSPSIENKVINTYEKSYLVAKFNTHTFVGRHGATLTVSFGAPYSAEVQVRVHGNIRGDVVFSPGAVEFGKVDEGDTKEQRLTVSYAGRDDWKITDITNDNDNFEVEMDGGTRTAGKVTYNLVVRMKDNVSSGFVKDQLTVVTNDSRAESQRIPLFVSGHVVPEISVTPETLVLGSVNAGEPVTKKVVVRGKKPFKILDVNCGDNCFSFNTDEDSKELHLVEITYLPGDQPGPVKVPVTITTDRPNRNPTLTVSADVVAKPAAAESQAENDNQSKISTGALTVADSASK from the coding sequence ATGTTGCGCGTTGGGTTTCTGAATCTGTTGGTGTTGGGGAGTTTCGCTCTCGGCCAGGCCTCTGCTCAAGAGTGGGCCGAAAAGATGTTCAACACACTTGAACACGATTTTGGCACAGTCGCCCGGGGTGCCGAGACCGTTTACAAGTTCGAGATCACCAATCTCTACAAGCAACCCATGAAGATCTTGGGAGTTCGCTCGAGTTGTGGCTGCACGTCTCCTTCGATCGAGAACAAGGTCATCAACACCTACGAAAAGTCCTATCTCGTTGCGAAGTTCAACACGCACACTTTCGTAGGTCGACATGGTGCAACTCTAACCGTCTCTTTCGGCGCACCCTACTCGGCTGAAGTTCAGGTGCGTGTCCATGGCAATATCCGTGGCGACGTTGTCTTCTCTCCTGGTGCGGTCGAATTTGGCAAGGTCGATGAGGGAGATACCAAGGAGCAGCGGCTTACGGTTAGCTACGCCGGCCGCGACGACTGGAAAATCACCGACATCACGAACGACAACGACAATTTCGAAGTGGAAATGGATGGAGGGACCCGCACTGCTGGAAAGGTCACCTACAATCTCGTGGTGCGAATGAAGGACAATGTTTCCTCAGGATTCGTGAAGGATCAACTGACTGTCGTAACCAACGACTCGCGGGCAGAAAGTCAACGCATTCCGTTGTTTGTCAGCGGACACGTGGTCCCCGAGATTTCCGTAACTCCTGAAACATTGGTTCTGGGGTCCGTCAATGCTGGCGAGCCCGTCACGAAGAAAGTCGTCGTGCGTGGCAAGAAGCCCTTTAAGATCCTCGACGTCAATTGCGGCGACAACTGTTTCTCGTTCAACACCGACGAGGACTCCAAGGAACTTCACTTGGTAGAAATCACCTATCTTCCTGGCGATCAACCGGGCCCAGTCAAGGTGCCAGTGACGATCACCACCGATCGTCCTAATCGCAACCCGACACTCACGGTTTCTGCCGACGTCGTCGCGAAACCTGCTGCCGCCGAATCGCAAGCCGAGAACGACAATCAGTCGAAAATATCAACAGGAGCATTGACTGTGGCCGATTCAGCCAGCAAATAG